A genomic stretch from Shewanella woodyi ATCC 51908 includes:
- a CDS encoding MerR family DNA-binding protein, producing the protein MKIGEVSKLTGLSVKSIRYYHDIGLVTALRGENGYREYEQPQLDSLKFINHCRELGFSLEDCRSLLQLKQNNLRDAEDVKSLAKAHLKQVSGRIIKLQTLEAQLTNLVKSCHGGQQPDCAILKGLS; encoded by the coding sequence ATGAAAATTGGTGAAGTATCAAAACTAACAGGTTTATCAGTTAAGAGTATTCGCTACTACCACGATATCGGACTTGTTACCGCGCTGCGCGGTGAAAATGGTTACCGAGAATATGAACAACCCCAGCTTGATTCATTAAAGTTTATCAACCATTGCCGGGAATTGGGGTTCTCACTTGAAGATTGCCGCTCCCTATTACAGTTAAAACAGAACAACTTAAGAGATGCGGAAGATGTAAAATCTTTAGCTAAGGCACATTTGAAGCAGGTAAGCGGCAGGATCATCAAGCTTCAAACATTAGAGGCGCAACTCACTAATTTAGTCAAAAGCTGTCACGGAGGACAACAACCTGACTGTGCCATTTTAAAAGGGTTAAGTTAA
- a CDS encoding heavy metal translocating P-type ATPase → MNSITLYVPTMNCASCVAKIERAFSALEQKKSAINARVNLADKQVIVEGEICAQLAIETIASVGYASEQIQDVKRAAQVKAKEEACEYRTRIIQSLLGLGLGIPMMIWGLLGGEMMVNSPAQQFGWGVMGVITLLLLVTTGGHFYKGMWRSLKVGSANMDTLIVLGTSSAWLYSMVVVLLPDAFPPSARHVYFEASVMILGLINLGHALELSAKGKTSEAVQRLVGLQSTTATKITDTGDIEVEIAEIKLGDRLRLKPGGRVALDGEVIEGSSTINESMLTGEPLPVNKVTGDLLSAGTVNGNGTIIYQVTAGLGDTRLSKIIDLVQQAQTSKLPIGRLTDKISAYFVPAVVLIAMIASSIWYLSGPAPQLSHALIVLTSVLIIACPCALGLATPMSIMVSVGRAAQMGVLIKNGEALQLASKVTCVVLDKTGTITQGKPSVTDVMIISKSGATSEVDDKDLALQQLFTRVASLERYSEHPLASAVLEEAKVRELVLFEPESFTNVQGKGILGVVDGCSLAVGNRSLMQNEGVSGLDRFDAEISQFSAQAKTPVYIAENGQLSMIIAVTDPIKADAKAAMTALLQSGKRVVLLSGDNIRTAKAVATQVGIKEVIAEVLPEQKQAHIIALQAEGEVVAMVGDGINDAPALVSADVGIAMGDGTQVAIESADLTFLSGRLSVLADTFSLARVSMRNIKQNLFGAFIYNSLGIPIAAGVLFPFTGLLLSPVIAGGAMALSSLTVVTNANRLRYVKLNSSTPEV, encoded by the coding sequence ATGAACAGCATAACCTTATATGTTCCCACGATGAATTGCGCTAGTTGTGTCGCCAAAATTGAGCGAGCTTTTAGCGCATTAGAGCAAAAAAAATCTGCTATCAATGCCAGAGTGAACTTGGCCGATAAACAGGTCATTGTAGAGGGAGAAATTTGTGCTCAATTGGCAATAGAGACGATTGCCAGTGTCGGTTATGCCAGTGAGCAGATACAGGATGTAAAACGTGCTGCGCAAGTTAAAGCGAAAGAGGAGGCGTGTGAGTATCGCACCCGCATTATCCAATCTTTACTGGGCTTAGGTCTGGGGATCCCTATGATGATTTGGGGATTGTTAGGTGGGGAGATGATGGTCAATAGTCCTGCTCAGCAGTTTGGCTGGGGTGTGATGGGAGTTATCACTTTACTGCTCTTAGTCACGACTGGCGGACATTTCTATAAAGGGATGTGGCGTTCACTTAAGGTCGGCAGTGCCAACATGGATACCTTGATTGTGCTGGGAACCAGCTCAGCTTGGCTTTATTCCATGGTGGTAGTGCTGCTACCCGATGCATTTCCTCCCTCGGCTCGTCACGTTTACTTTGAGGCGAGTGTGATGATTTTGGGCCTAATTAATTTGGGTCATGCCTTAGAGTTAAGCGCAAAGGGAAAGACCAGTGAAGCGGTGCAGAGGTTGGTCGGCTTACAGTCGACCACAGCAACGAAAATAACTGACACAGGCGATATCGAAGTTGAGATTGCTGAGATTAAACTGGGTGATAGGTTAAGGCTTAAGCCTGGAGGACGTGTTGCCCTAGATGGTGAAGTGATTGAGGGGAGTTCAACAATCAATGAGTCAATGTTGACCGGAGAGCCGTTGCCTGTGAATAAGGTGACTGGCGATCTGCTTAGCGCCGGCACAGTTAATGGCAATGGCACGATTATTTACCAAGTGACTGCTGGCCTGGGTGATACACGACTGTCCAAAATCATTGATCTTGTTCAGCAGGCTCAAACATCTAAACTGCCAATCGGGCGTTTAACCGATAAAATATCAGCCTACTTTGTGCCAGCGGTGGTGCTTATCGCGATGATTGCATCAAGTATCTGGTATCTGTCTGGTCCAGCGCCCCAGTTATCTCATGCTTTAATTGTGCTAACCAGTGTGCTTATTATCGCTTGTCCCTGCGCATTAGGACTCGCGACACCTATGTCGATTATGGTGTCTGTTGGTCGAGCAGCTCAGATGGGAGTGCTGATTAAAAATGGCGAGGCACTTCAATTAGCCAGTAAAGTGACCTGTGTTGTTTTGGATAAAACTGGCACTATTACACAGGGTAAACCGAGTGTGACAGATGTGATGATTATCTCAAAGAGTGGAGCCACTTCTGAAGTTGATGATAAGGATCTAGCTTTGCAGCAACTCTTTACCCGAGTGGCCAGTTTAGAGCGTTACTCCGAGCATCCATTAGCCAGTGCGGTACTTGAAGAGGCCAAGGTAAGAGAGTTGGTACTGTTTGAGCCAGAATCCTTTACCAATGTTCAAGGAAAAGGGATCTTGGGTGTGGTAGATGGCTGTTCATTGGCGGTGGGAAACCGCAGCTTAATGCAGAACGAAGGAGTATCAGGCTTAGATAGATTTGATGCTGAGATTAGTCAATTTTCAGCGCAAGCTAAGACCCCTGTCTATATTGCCGAAAACGGTCAGTTAAGCATGATAATTGCAGTCACAGATCCCATCAAAGCTGATGCGAAGGCTGCGATGACAGCATTACTTCAATCGGGGAAGCGAGTCGTGCTATTAAGTGGCGATAATATCCGCACAGCAAAAGCGGTCGCGACTCAGGTTGGGATTAAAGAGGTGATTGCCGAGGTTTTACCTGAACAGAAACAGGCACATATCATTGCGTTGCAGGCTGAAGGAGAGGTGGTGGCCATGGTGGGAGATGGGATTAATGATGCCCCCGCTTTGGTGAGTGCCGATGTGGGTATAGCCATGGGAGATGGCACTCAAGTGGCCATTGAAAGCGCCGATCTTACCTTCCTATCGGGCCGTTTATCTGTACTGGCAGACACTTTTTCTCTTGCACGAGTGAGTATGCGAAATATTAAGCAGAATCTATTTGGTGCGTTTATCTACAATAGTTTAGGGATCCCTATCGCAGCTGGCGTACTCTTTCCTTTTACGGGATTGTTACTCAGCCCTGTGATAGCGGGAGGAGCGATGGCGCTATCTTCGTTAACTGTGGTGACCAATGCTAATCGTTTAAGGTATGTAAAGTTAAACTCAAGCACGCCTGAAGTTTAA
- a CDS encoding NupC/NupG family nucleoside CNT transporter: MQLLISLAGISFLILCGWIFSENRHAIKWRTIIGAFILQAGLAALVLYVPMGQQILGSVSQGVASVLGFADEGIKFLFGDLASNSFVFAIRVLPLVIFISALISMLYYFGIMQWVIKIIGGALQKLLGISRAESLVTTGNIFLSQGESPLLVKPFLPKMTRSELFAVMTGGMASVAGSVLGGYAGLGVELKYLIAASFMAAPGSLMMAKLLVPETSLQECQQEIDMSKSEHGNAVDALASGAMNGMRVAVAIGTMLLAFISVIAMFNAGLEQVGTWFNFEGVTMQSLLGYIFAPVAFLIGIPANEMMQAGGFIGQKLILNEFVAFMDFTSVKEQLSAHSQVIITFALCGFANIGSIAIQLGSIGVMAPERRSDVASLGFKAVLAATLANLMSAVLAGIFVSL, encoded by the coding sequence ATGCAGTTGTTGATTAGCTTGGCCGGGATCTCATTCCTTATTCTTTGTGGTTGGATATTCTCTGAAAACCGTCACGCCATCAAATGGCGCACCATCATCGGTGCTTTTATCTTACAAGCAGGTTTAGCCGCACTTGTTCTCTACGTTCCGATGGGACAACAGATACTAGGCTCTGTAAGCCAAGGTGTCGCTTCTGTACTGGGCTTTGCCGATGAAGGGATTAAATTCCTCTTTGGCGATCTTGCCAGCAACAGTTTTGTATTTGCTATCCGAGTACTGCCTCTGGTTATCTTTATTAGCGCCCTAATCTCAATGCTCTACTATTTTGGGATTATGCAGTGGGTCATTAAGATCATCGGTGGTGCACTCCAAAAACTGCTTGGCATTAGTCGAGCAGAGTCTCTAGTCACCACAGGTAACATCTTCCTAAGCCAAGGTGAATCACCACTACTTGTTAAACCCTTTCTACCTAAGATGACTCGTTCAGAGCTTTTCGCTGTGATGACAGGGGGAATGGCGTCTGTAGCTGGCAGCGTATTAGGTGGATATGCTGGTTTAGGGGTCGAACTTAAATATCTAATTGCAGCTAGTTTTATGGCGGCTCCAGGTAGCCTAATGATGGCCAAGCTTTTAGTTCCAGAAACCAGTCTGCAAGAGTGTCAGCAAGAGATAGATATGAGTAAAAGTGAGCACGGTAACGCCGTCGATGCTCTGGCATCGGGAGCCATGAATGGTATGCGCGTCGCCGTTGCTATCGGCACTATGCTACTCGCCTTTATCAGTGTCATCGCCATGTTTAATGCGGGGCTTGAACAAGTTGGCACTTGGTTTAATTTTGAAGGTGTCACCATGCAAAGCCTGCTAGGTTATATCTTCGCACCAGTGGCTTTTCTAATAGGCATACCTGCAAACGAGATGATGCAAGCAGGTGGTTTTATCGGCCAGAAGCTTATTCTCAATGAATTTGTGGCATTTATGGACTTCACTTCGGTCAAGGAGCAACTATCGGCTCATTCACAAGTGATCATCACTTTTGCCCTGTGTGGTTTTGCCAATATAGGTTCTATCGCGATTCAACTAGGCAGCATAGGAGTCATGGCTCCTGAGCGTCGCAGTGATGTTGCAAGCCTTGGCTTTAAAGCGGTATTGGCTGCGACCTTAGCAAACCTCATGAGCGCTGTACTTGCTGGGATATTTGTCTCACTCTAA
- a CDS encoding ABC-F family ATPase, whose protein sequence is MITTANITMQFGSKPLFENISVKFGGGNRYGLIGANGCGKSTFMKILAGDLEPTAGNVSLDVNERLGKLSQNQFGYEEFNVVDTVIMGHAELWEVKKERDRIYSLPEMTEEDGIKVAELEMEFAEMDGYTAESRAGELLMGVGIGVEEHFGLMSEIAPGFKLRVLLAQALFSDPDVLLLDEPTNNLDIDTIRWLQEMLNQRNSTMIIISHDRYFLNSVCTHMADLDYGELRLFPGNYDEYMMAAQQARERLMSDNAKKKAQIAELQGFVARFSANASKAKQATSRAKLIDKIKLDEVKASSRVNPFIRFEQEKKLFRNALVVEDLTKGFDEGPLFKDMNIIAEVGERIAVLGENGVGKTTLLRTLVHDIPQDSGTIQWSENSSIGYYAQDHESDFANDMTLFEWMSQWRKPEDDDQSVRGYLGRMLFGSDDIKKSVKVLSGGEKGRMLFGKLIMQKPNILLLDEPTNHMDMESIESLNNALEMYEGTLMFVSHDRAFVSSLANRIIEITKDGVNDFKGTYDEFLASKGVEA, encoded by the coding sequence TTGATTACTACAGCTAATATCACCATGCAGTTTGGCTCTAAGCCACTGTTTGAAAACATCTCAGTCAAATTTGGCGGCGGTAACCGTTACGGTCTTATCGGTGCAAACGGCTGTGGTAAGTCAACCTTTATGAAGATCCTTGCCGGCGATCTTGAGCCTACAGCGGGTAACGTTTCTCTGGATGTGAATGAACGTCTGGGTAAACTGAGTCAGAACCAGTTTGGTTATGAAGAGTTTAACGTTGTAGACACAGTGATCATGGGTCATGCAGAGCTTTGGGAAGTCAAAAAGGAACGTGACCGTATCTACTCTCTGCCAGAGATGACAGAGGAAGATGGGATTAAAGTTGCTGAGCTTGAGATGGAGTTTGCTGAGATGGACGGTTATACCGCCGAGTCTCGTGCAGGTGAACTACTGATGGGGGTTGGCATCGGCGTTGAAGAGCATTTCGGTCTAATGAGTGAAATCGCACCTGGCTTTAAGCTACGCGTTCTTCTTGCTCAGGCACTGTTCTCAGATCCTGATGTACTGCTTCTCGATGAGCCTACCAACAACTTGGACATCGATACTATTCGTTGGTTACAGGAGATGCTGAACCAGCGTAACAGCACCATGATCATCATCTCTCACGATAGATATTTCTTGAACTCAGTATGTACGCATATGGCCGACTTGGATTATGGTGAACTTCGCCTATTCCCTGGTAACTACGATGAGTACATGATGGCTGCGCAGCAAGCGCGTGAACGTTTGATGTCTGATAATGCTAAGAAGAAGGCGCAGATCGCTGAACTTCAAGGCTTCGTTGCCCGTTTCTCTGCTAACGCTTCGAAAGCTAAGCAAGCAACATCACGTGCAAAACTTATCGATAAGATTAAGCTTGATGAAGTTAAAGCATCTAGCCGTGTGAACCCTTTCATCCGTTTCGAGCAAGAGAAGAAGCTGTTCCGTAACGCGTTAGTGGTTGAAGATTTGACTAAAGGCTTCGATGAAGGCCCACTGTTCAAAGATATGAACATCATTGCTGAAGTGGGTGAGCGTATCGCGGTTTTAGGTGAGAACGGTGTGGGTAAGACAACTCTACTGCGCACGTTAGTTCATGATATCCCTCAAGACAGTGGTACGATTCAGTGGTCTGAAAATTCATCCATTGGTTACTACGCACAGGATCATGAGTCTGATTTTGCTAACGACATGACACTGTTTGAGTGGATGAGCCAGTGGCGTAAGCCTGAAGACGATGACCAGTCAGTACGTGGTTACTTAGGCCGTATGCTGTTTGGCTCAGACGACATCAAGAAGTCAGTAAAAGTCCTGTCTGGTGGTGAGAAAGGTCGCATGTTGTTTGGTAAGCTGATTATGCAGAAGCCAAACATCTTGCTACTCGATGAGCCAACCAACCACATGGATATGGAGTCTATTGAGTCTTTGAACAACGCGCTAGAGATGTATGAAGGTACCTTGATGTTTGTTAGTCATGACCGCGCATTCGTATCATCATTGGCCAACCGTATTATTGAGATCACTAAAGACGGTGTTAATGATTTCAAAGGCACATATGATGAGTTTCTTGCCAGTAAAGGTGTTGAAGCTTAA